AATTTCTTAAGGGCTTCTCTGTATTCTTTATCCTGATAATATTCCCCACCCTGTTTTATAAGTTCTTCTATGGTACTTGACATTTTATGCTTTCATTTTTTGAGTTCCGTGGTTATGCTAATAAAACTACAAATATCTCTCTCATAGAATTATTTCTCAAAAGGGTCTTTCTTGACAATAATTACATCACACATTACAAATAAGACTGTAGAAAATTCATATTCAAATATGAGGTTACATAATTATGTCTAAAGTAATAGATGCTATCTTTGAAAATGGTGTTTTTAAACCTTTGCAGCATGTTGAAGTAAAAGAACATGAAAAGGTTGCAATAAAGATAATCTCTCTCAATGACTGGCAGGACCGTTTTAACCGCATTATTGGAAAAATACAGAAAAAATCCGCGCAATATACACCGGAAGAAATAGAATCCGATATTTCCCGTTGCATAAAAGAAACTAGAATAGAAAAACGTGGACGTTAAGGCTGTTATCGATAC
The sequence above is drawn from the Candidatus Brocadiaceae bacterium genome and encodes:
- a CDS encoding antitoxin family protein, with protein sequence MSKVIDAIFENGVFKPLQHVEVKEHEKVAIKIISLNDWQDRFNRIIGKIQKKSAQYTPEEIESDISRCIKETRIEKRGR